A region of the Gemmatimonadota bacterium genome:
AGGTGCTGCCCTGCATGGCAAATCCAACCTGCTGTCGGATGGATTTCAAGCGATAATTTCGAATATCGTACCCATCAATAGACACATATCCCTCTTGCGGATCATAAAATCTTGGGATCAATTTAGCAAGTGTTGATTTACCTGAGCCACTCTTGCCGACCAGTGCAATGGTGGCTTGTGCCGGGATATGGAGGTTGATGCCGCGCAAAACGGGTTGATCTTCTTGATACGAAAAACACACCTCGTGAAAACGGATCTCACCTTGCACCTGGGGCAACACGGGCATATCTGGACGGTCCTGGATTTCAGGTCTCAGGTCATAGACCTCAAAAAAACGATTGATACGAACCAATGCCATTTCAACCTGCCCCACAAGACCGATAAGATTGCCAATTGGACCGTAGAGATACCCCACATATCCCGAAAAAGCCATATAACTTCCCAGAGAAAGATTGCCATTCAGAACTTGCGTCCAACCATACCAGCCATACGCCAAAGTGCCTGCTGTTTTCACCAACGACCCTATAAATCCAAATCCACCACTTAAATGAGTTGATCGGATTCGCAATTTGGATACACTCAGAATGAGGCCCGTGAGCTTGGAATAAAACGCAGCTTCCAGGCCCAGTGCTTGCACAGTGCGAATGCCCGAAAGCGATTCATAATACTTAGCCGATAACTCAGCCGATGCTTCAGTTACTTCTTTAGAAACCCTGCTGAGATATTTTTTTGAAACCATAATCAATACGGTATCAAAAGGCAACACCGCCAGGCTGATCAATGCGAGTTGCCAATTAATATAGAGCAAAATAGGTGGAAAAATGAGTAACTGAAGCGTGTTTATAATCACGCTGTTCACCATCCGGATGGTGCTACTGATAGAACTATCCATATCTTTGGATCGGGACATAATTTCACCAGACTGGCGGTTGTCAAAAAAGCTGAAGTCCAGCGATTGTATGTGGGAATAGAATCGCGATTTGAAATCCAGCCCCATGTTGACACCTACGTAACGCGCGAAATAAGTGCTTAATAGACTTGTAAATCCCAACCCTGTCGAGAGAACAGCACCCAAAATCAGAATAAAGATCAGGAGCGTATAGTCTTTGTGGGGATACACGTCATCGATCAAAACCTTGGTGATGTAAGGTCCTGGGATTTGCAAGAACATGACCATGATCCCCACAAGGATAGACTGAAAGATAAACCGCCAGTAAGGACGGAGCATTTTGATGATTTTGAATATCTGACGCATTGGATCATTCAGTTCCTGGTCTGTGCGGTTTCAGAAGATTCTTCCAACCGATAAATCTCAGGACGCCCAATTTTGCCCACGGTTTTCAGAAACTTCTTCCACAGCAAGTCAACAATGGGACCGCGCTCTGTCACGATTTTGGCTTCCACACCCATGCCATAAGCAAGCGGGCATTCTTTCTCTCCATCGGATAAATGCGGATCTATCACGCTGATCTTCACCGGATAAACC
Encoded here:
- a CDS encoding ABC transporter transmembrane domain-containing protein: MFLQIPGPYITKVLIDDVYPHKDYTLLIFILILGAVLSTGLGFTSLLSTYFARYVGVNMGLDFKSRFYSHIQSLDFSFFDNRQSGEIMSRSKDMDSSISSTIRMVNSVIINTLQLLIFPPILLYINWQLALISLAVLPFDTVLIMVSKKYLSRVSKEVTEASAELSAKYYESLSGIRTVQALGLEAAFYSKLTGLILSVSKLRIRSTHLSGGFGFIGSLVKTAGTLAYGWYGWTQVLNGNLSLGSYMAFSGYVGYLYGPIGNLIGLVGQVEMALVRINRFFEVYDLRPEIQDRPDMPVLPQVQGEIRFHEVCFSYQEDQPVLRGINLHIPAQATIALVGKSGSGKSTLAKLIPRFYDPQEGYVSIDGYDIRNYRLKSIRQQVGFAMQGST